The following are encoded together in the Odocoileus virginianus isolate 20LAN1187 ecotype Illinois chromosome 28, Ovbor_1.2, whole genome shotgun sequence genome:
- the GAL gene encoding galanin peptides produces the protein MPRGSVLLLASLLLAAALSATLGLGSPVKEKRGWTLNSAGYLLGPHAINNHRSFLDKHGLAGKRELKPEDEARPGSFDRPLAENDVVRTIMEFLTFLHLKDAGALERLPGLPTAESAEDAELS, from the exons ATGCCCAGAGGCTCCGTCCTCCTGCTCGCCTCCCTGCTCCTCGCCGCGGCCCTTTCAGCCACCCTGGGCCTCGGGTCACCG gtgaaggagaagagaggcTGGACCCTGAACAGTGCTGGCTACCTTCTCGGACCAC ATGCCATCAACAACCACAGGTCATTTCTTGACAAGCATGGCCTCGCCGGCAAGCGGGAGCTCAAGCCTGAAGACGAAGCCAGGCCAG GAAGCTTTGACAGACCGCTGGCGGAGAACGACGTCGTGCGCACGATAATGGAGTTTCTGACTTTCTTGCATCTCAAAG ACGCCGGGGCCCTGGAGCGCCTGCCTGGTCTCCCCACGGCAGAGTCCGCAGAAGACGCCGAGCTGTCCTGA